A DNA window from Acetobacter aceti NBRC 14818 contains the following coding sequences:
- the cobD gene encoding threonine-phosphate decarboxylase CobD, with protein MTVLPEIPEHGGQVELVMRAFPEAPEPFIDLSTGISPYPYPFGKLQQTDLVRLPEQGEEERLIDAAMQAYGVQSPKLVVAGPGTQLLISLLPYVLKSRQVIVLGPTYSGHATAWRNAGSDVHTVSEIERFREETARPGRVGILCNPNNPDGRRHDPLALLALAERCERVGSHLIIDEAYADFENHISVTSYLPHPALSVLRSFGKTYGLPGVRLGFLLTAETLAERMRSMLGAWAVGTAAITIGCKALNDREWLDQQKMKLVCDMQRFLILCRKMDISVVGHTSLFALARSNEALDLWSHLCKQGIVTRSFSERLTDIRFGLPRSEAGWQRLEHAFKTWRP; from the coding sequence ATGACTGTTCTGCCAGAAATCCCTGAGCATGGCGGGCAGGTTGAACTGGTCATGCGGGCATTTCCAGAAGCTCCAGAGCCATTTATTGATCTCTCGACAGGTATCAGTCCTTATCCCTATCCATTCGGAAAATTACAGCAAACTGATCTGGTCCGCCTTCCCGAGCAGGGAGAAGAAGAAAGACTGATTGATGCGGCCATGCAGGCATACGGCGTACAGTCGCCAAAGCTTGTTGTTGCTGGTCCGGGAACGCAGCTTCTGATTTCTCTGCTTCCTTATGTGCTGAAAAGCAGACAGGTCATTGTGCTCGGTCCCACTTACAGTGGCCATGCGACTGCATGGCGCAATGCTGGTTCTGATGTTCATACCGTCAGTGAGATTGAGAGGTTCAGGGAAGAAACAGCGCGACCCGGTCGTGTTGGTATTCTATGCAATCCGAACAATCCGGATGGACGTCGCCACGATCCGCTGGCTCTTCTGGCTTTGGCTGAACGTTGCGAGCGTGTGGGAAGCCATCTGATTATCGATGAAGCCTATGCTGATTTTGAAAATCATATCAGCGTAACTTCCTATCTTCCACATCCTGCCTTGAGTGTTCTCAGGTCTTTTGGAAAAACTTATGGTCTTCCCGGTGTTCGGTTGGGTTTTTTGCTGACTGCGGAAACTCTGGCTGAGCGTATGAGGAGTATGCTTGGTGCATGGGCCGTTGGAACGGCTGCGATTACCATAGGATGCAAGGCTCTGAATGATCGGGAGTGGCTGGATCAACAGAAAATGAAACTTGTCTGTGATATGCAAAGGTTTTTAATTCTTTGTCGGAAAATGGATATTTCTGTTGTCGGACATACCAGCTTGTTTGCTCTTGCCAGAAGCAATGAGGCGCTCGACTTATGGTCTCATTTATGTAAGCAGGGTATTGTTACACGATCTTTTTCAGAAAGGCTGACCGATATTCGATTTGGATTGCCTCGTTCGGAAGCTGGATGGCAGAGGCTGGAGCATGCTTTTAAAACGTGGCGTCCATAA
- a CDS encoding PQQ-dependent sugar dehydrogenase produces MSRKTWIYGLGGAVVIVLIGGGLWKTVLQNERATLPVAEGTGPRPTLPAPDPRLVPTINVASPVGWQNDAHPVAAAGLTVTPYATGLDHPRWLYKLPNGDILVAESESPGTDANSVKSVFANFFMKKAGAGGKSPDRIILLRDSRQSGQADTHEVFLEHLHSPFGMALIGNNLYVANADAIMRFPYHEGETHISEPGEKVVDLPSGYNHHWTKNILAAPDGQSLFVTVGSNSNVAENGMEAEKDRARILRLDLASRTLTPYATGLRNPNGLAWEPQTGALWVAVNERDEIGSDLVPDYITAVKEGGFYGWPYSYYGQHVDARVKPENPSLVTQAIIPDYAIGPHTASLGVAFAMDAQALPTDWRSGLFIAQHGSWNRRPKSGYKVIYVPFENGKPTGTPKDVLTGFLTGDEDHVYGRPVGLALDRDGALLVADDVGNAVWRVTAAATQ; encoded by the coding sequence ATGTCACGAAAGACCTGGATTTACGGGCTCGGGGGCGCCGTCGTCATCGTCCTGATTGGGGGCGGCCTCTGGAAAACTGTCCTGCAGAATGAGAGGGCGACGCTGCCCGTGGCGGAAGGCACAGGCCCCCGGCCCACGCTGCCCGCTCCCGACCCGCGACTGGTTCCGACAATCAATGTCGCCTCACCTGTCGGATGGCAGAACGATGCTCATCCTGTCGCAGCGGCTGGTCTGACGGTCACGCCGTATGCAACCGGTCTGGATCATCCGCGCTGGCTGTACAAATTGCCCAACGGTGACATTCTGGTGGCCGAATCCGAATCGCCGGGCACGGATGCGAACTCTGTCAAAAGTGTCTTTGCCAACTTCTTCATGAAGAAAGCCGGAGCCGGAGGCAAAAGTCCCGACAGAATCATCCTGCTGAGAGATTCCAGGCAGTCAGGACAGGCTGACACGCACGAGGTCTTTCTTGAACATCTCCACTCCCCGTTCGGGATGGCGCTGATCGGAAACAACCTCTATGTCGCCAATGCCGATGCGATCATGCGTTTCCCCTATCACGAGGGCGAAACCCATATCAGCGAACCGGGCGAGAAGGTTGTCGACCTTCCGTCGGGATATAATCACCACTGGACCAAGAACATTCTGGCCGCACCCGATGGACAGTCTCTGTTTGTCACGGTGGGATCGAACAGCAATGTCGCGGAAAATGGCATGGAAGCGGAAAAGGACCGGGCGCGCATCCTGCGTCTGGATCTCGCAAGCCGCACCCTGACTCCCTACGCCACGGGTCTGCGCAATCCCAATGGGTTGGCATGGGAGCCACAAACCGGCGCTCTCTGGGTTGCGGTTAACGAACGGGATGAAATCGGCAGCGATCTGGTGCCGGACTATATCACAGCAGTCAAAGAAGGCGGATTTTACGGCTGGCCCTATAGCTATTACGGTCAGCATGTCGACGCTCGTGTGAAACCTGAAAATCCATCGCTGGTCACGCAGGCTATTATCCCGGATTACGCAATCGGCCCACACACAGCCTCTCTTGGTGTTGCTTTTGCTATGGATGCGCAGGCGTTGCCAACCGACTGGCGTAGTGGCCTGTTCATTGCCCAGCACGGCTCATGGAACCGACGGCCCAAAAGTGGTTACAAGGTGATCTATGTGCCTTTTGAGAATGGAAAACCCACTGGTACACCGAAGGATGTTCTCACCGGCTTTCTGACGGGTGACGAAGATCATGTGTATGGCCGTCCTGTTGGCCTTGCGCTGGACAGGGACGGTGCGCTGCTGGTGGCAGACGATGTCGGGAACGCGGTCTGGCGGGTGACCGCAGCAGCTACTCAGTAA
- a CDS encoding cobyrinate a,c-diamide synthase: MPKALMIAAPRSGGGKTTVTLGLLAALREQGIRVRGAKTGPDYIDPAFHEAVTGQPSFNLDSWAMPSPVLEGLLSDALQDTDLLIVESAMGLFDGLMEPEGARGAPSDIAARFEIPVVLVLDVSGQGQSAGAVAHGFATLNAHVRIAGVILNQVASPRHLAMAAGAVQSAGLPVLGAFMRDKTLVLPERHLGLVQAREQSELQTVLRHLADRTVKALDMDVLLAVAKPLSVGSASPVVAMSPPGQRIALADDAAFSFFYGHIAQSWRQAGAEIVPFSPLADEAPDPSCDVCWLPGGYPELHAGVLSSARNFHHGLRKFAESRPVHGECGGFMVLGKALEDAQGILHPMADLLGHVTSFAKRKINLGYREAVLRASCALGEAGTRFRGHEFHYAQVTDLGSDQPLVNLFDGTGKELGPAGGQRGLVSGSYFHVMAEWEKQA; the protein is encoded by the coding sequence ATGCCGAAGGCTCTCATGATTGCAGCACCGCGATCAGGTGGTGGTAAAACAACAGTAACTTTGGGATTACTGGCAGCTCTCAGAGAACAAGGTATACGGGTGAGAGGGGCCAAGACAGGACCGGATTATATTGATCCAGCTTTTCATGAAGCAGTGACAGGACAACCAAGTTTCAATCTCGATAGCTGGGCAATGCCTTCGCCCGTGCTTGAAGGATTGCTGTCAGATGCTTTGCAGGACACGGATCTTTTGATTGTGGAATCCGCCATGGGGCTGTTCGATGGCCTGATGGAGCCAGAAGGAGCACGCGGAGCACCGTCCGACATTGCTGCCCGGTTTGAGATTCCTGTCGTGCTTGTGCTCGATGTTTCGGGGCAGGGCCAATCGGCTGGCGCCGTAGCGCATGGATTTGCAACGCTGAATGCGCATGTGCGGATTGCGGGCGTTATTCTCAATCAGGTTGCTTCACCGCGTCATCTTGCTATGGCGGCAGGTGCGGTTCAGTCCGCTGGTCTGCCCGTATTGGGTGCGTTTATGAGAGATAAGACGCTGGTGTTGCCGGAACGTCATCTCGGATTGGTGCAGGCGCGGGAACAGTCCGAATTGCAGACAGTATTGCGCCATCTGGCGGATCGGACTGTCAAGGCGCTGGATATGGACGTCCTGCTGGCGGTGGCAAAACCACTGTCCGTGGGAAGTGCTTCACCGGTTGTGGCTATGTCGCCTCCCGGACAGCGGATTGCCTTAGCTGATGATGCGGCTTTTTCGTTTTTTTACGGACATATCGCACAGAGTTGGCGACAAGCCGGTGCGGAAATTGTGCCATTTTCACCGTTAGCGGATGAAGCTCCTGATCCGTCGTGCGATGTATGCTGGTTGCCGGGAGGATATCCTGAATTACATGCTGGCGTCTTGTCATCGGCCAGAAACTTTCATCATGGATTGAGAAAGTTTGCAGAATCTCGTCCGGTTCATGGTGAGTGTGGCGGGTTCATGGTGCTGGGAAAGGCGCTGGAAGATGCGCAAGGCATCCTTCATCCAATGGCTGATCTGCTTGGTCATGTCACTAGTTTTGCAAAACGAAAGATCAATCTGGGCTACCGTGAAGCTGTGCTACGCGCATCCTGTGCGCTGGGAGAAGCAGGAACACGTTTTCGGGGACATGAGTTTCATTACGCTCAGGTGACTGATCTCGGTTCAGATCAGCCTCTCGTAAATCTTTTTGATGGAACTGGGAAAGAACTTGGGCCAGCTGGTGGGCAGCGTGGTCTGGTTTCCGGTTCGTATTTTCATGTGATGGCAGAATGGGAAAAACAGGCATGA
- the cobO gene encoding cob(I)yrinic acid a,c-diamide adenosyltransferase, producing the protein MTDEADNQRHQMKMQRRKEVQDQEVAEKTIEKGLLAINTGPGKGKSTAAFGLALRMLGRGKRVIVVQFIKGAWSTGEKIALERFDDLLEWHTLGEGFTWETQDKGRDIAAAVRAWEVSRIALRREDVGLVVLDELNIALRYDYLPLEMVLEDLAARPTMQHVVITGRNAPAALVEAADLVTEMTLVKHHFKAGVKAQEGIEF; encoded by the coding sequence ATGACTGATGAGGCAGACAACCAGCGACATCAGATGAAGATGCAGCGACGCAAGGAAGTGCAGGATCAGGAAGTTGCTGAAAAGACCATTGAAAAAGGTCTTCTCGCCATCAATACAGGCCCGGGGAAAGGGAAGTCGACAGCAGCGTTCGGTCTGGCCTTGCGGATGCTGGGGCGCGGCAAGCGGGTTATTGTGGTTCAGTTTATCAAGGGAGCCTGGTCCACAGGCGAGAAAATCGCGCTTGAGCGGTTTGATGATCTGCTTGAATGGCACACGCTTGGCGAAGGTTTTACGTGGGAAACGCAGGATAAAGGCAGGGATATTGCGGCGGCAGTTCGTGCGTGGGAAGTGTCGCGCATTGCCCTGCGTCGCGAAGATGTGGGACTGGTTGTGCTGGACGAACTGAATATCGCCTTACGTTATGATTATCTGCCGCTGGAAATGGTGCTTGAGGATCTCGCGGCGCGTCCGACCATGCAGCATGTGGTGATAACCGGCCGCAACGCCCCAGCTGCTCTGGTGGAAGCAGCTGATCTGGTCACGGAGATGACGCTTGTGAAGCATCATTTCAAGGCAGGCGTAAAAGCGCAGGAAGGTATCGAATTCTGA
- a CDS encoding cobyric acid synthase produces MARALMFQGTGSSVGKSVLVAGLARVLTRRGLRVRPFKPQNMSNNAAVTADGGEIGRAQALQARACGVPPTVDMNPVLLKPQSDVGAQLVVRGKVQRAFQAKEYASIKPTLMPEVLDAFYGLADQADIVLVEGAGSASEINLRAHDIANMGFAQAADMDVVLVGDIDRGGVIASLVGTKTVCDKKDSNRIKGFIVNRMRGDPSLFADGMDFIADRTGWEALGLVPYCDAVRALPAEDAADLQTVSKRGARVRVVVPHMPCIANFDDLDPVNAMPAVDLLIVESGQSLPVCDLVILPGSKATISDLKFFRNQGWDVDLVGHVRRKGAVLGICGGYQMLGQLISDPDGVEGSMTETAGLGLLDVTTCLTSDKQLIEVEGLLLPENVPVSGYEIHMGRTTGAACERPFASIVGQNEGACSADGRIWGTYLHGVLSNGAARQALLNRIGLDTGSLRDHVEDVEEALDSWADHLEKHVDIGALLALARVVKRS; encoded by the coding sequence ATGGCGCGTGCGCTGATGTTTCAGGGAACCGGCTCCAGTGTCGGCAAGTCTGTGCTGGTGGCAGGCCTCGCTCGGGTGTTGACCAGACGAGGTTTGCGTGTGCGGCCCTTCAAGCCTCAGAACATGTCCAACAATGCCGCGGTGACTGCCGATGGTGGCGAAATCGGAAGAGCACAGGCATTGCAGGCGCGGGCCTGCGGTGTGCCGCCAACCGTGGATATGAATCCCGTGTTGCTGAAACCGCAGAGTGACGTCGGTGCGCAACTTGTTGTTCGGGGAAAGGTTCAGCGAGCTTTTCAGGCGAAGGAATATGCTTCGATCAAACCCACATTGATGCCTGAGGTGCTCGACGCATTTTACGGACTGGCCGATCAGGCGGATATTGTTCTGGTGGAAGGGGCCGGGTCTGCTTCCGAAATCAATTTGCGTGCACATGATATTGCCAATATGGGCTTTGCACAGGCGGCGGATATGGATGTCGTGCTGGTCGGCGATATTGACCGGGGTGGAGTCATAGCCAGCCTTGTGGGAACGAAGACGGTTTGTGATAAAAAAGACTCTAATCGGATCAAGGGGTTTATTGTAAACCGGATGCGGGGTGATCCTTCATTATTTGCGGATGGCATGGATTTTATTGCTGATCGGACAGGGTGGGAAGCTCTTGGTCTGGTCCCGTACTGTGATGCCGTGCGTGCTCTGCCTGCCGAGGATGCTGCCGATTTGCAGACGGTTTCCAAACGCGGCGCACGGGTCAGAGTTGTCGTACCGCATATGCCCTGCATCGCCAACTTCGATGATCTTGACCCAGTGAATGCGATGCCCGCTGTGGATCTTCTGATTGTTGAGTCTGGTCAGTCACTGCCTGTTTGCGATCTTGTCATTCTGCCCGGATCGAAAGCAACAATTTCTGATCTGAAGTTTTTTAGAAATCAGGGATGGGATGTAGATCTTGTCGGACATGTCCGACGGAAAGGGGCTGTTCTGGGAATCTGTGGTGGCTACCAGATGTTGGGACAGTTGATTTCTGATCCTGACGGCGTGGAAGGAAGCATGACTGAAACAGCGGGCTTGGGTTTGCTGGATGTGACGACATGCCTGACGTCGGATAAGCAGCTTATCGAAGTGGAGGGACTGCTTCTTCCTGAAAATGTTCCTGTCAGTGGCTATGAAATTCACATGGGTCGGACAACAGGTGCCGCATGTGAACGACCATTTGCGTCAATAGTAGGGCAGAATGAAGGGGCCTGTTCGGCCGATGGTCGTATATGGGGAACCTATCTGCATGGGGTGCTGTCCAATGGTGCAGCAAGACAGGCTTTGCTGAACAGGATCGGTCTGGATACGGGCTCATTGAGAGATCACGTTGAGGACGTGGAAGAAGCTCTGGATTCTTGGGCTGATCATCTCGAAAAGCATGTTGATATCGGAGCGTTGCTGGCATTGGCTCGTGTAGTGAAAAGGTCATGA
- the cobN gene encoding cobaltochelatase subunit CobN, with amino-acid sequence MHLLVRDQLSIDEQDVAEDLGHAPADVIVLSFTDSDLLSLERAYERMADPGFSLRLVNLARLRHPMSIDLYVEQTIAYARCAVIRLLGGLEYWRYGVEEVASCCRSQEIPFILLPGDDREDTQIAAWSTAESEICLRLSGFLKESGPRNTNEALKLMRYTAGLGEDDGALPEVLPAAGIYRHARNDLALRATLVFYRAHLLSGDTDAIDGLADKLEQHGMATEVLFVSSLKQADVATWIEDRLLAAAPDIVLNATVFAVRGEGMVTSPLEAAGVTILQLVQPASTEGAWRESFRGLGQSDLAMQIVLPELDGRIATAPISFKEEATPGHPARRKAWRSGIDATVRQALGWARLGHLAAADMKLAIILSDYPGASEASVSAQVAHAVGLDSFASLSSILEMLRDAGYNCGDSANADSERLVTTLTQGTECTVWSLSDYRRHFEDLPESFRLSVMAAWGEPEDEPLLRDGLFCFRFCHLGHVVIAVQPDRGRHEDRKTQYHDPDVPPCHGYIAFYLWLRLVCKIDAMVHLGAHGTLEWLPGKAVALSESCCPSVLTAGMPVIYPFIVNNPGEAAVAKRRLGAVTIGHMTPPVMKAGLFGDMAELEALIDEYAEADGMDRRRVTLLRRDILNRASSIGVLAESGVRSAEGDEAEALARLDAYLCDVKDLQIRDGLHVFGQMAPKSNDLVKTVSNRSGVDEESVTQRLVLSAQQERESFLAALEGRFVEPGPAGAPTRGRLDVLPTGRNLFTIDPRAIPTPVAVELARAQAEQILTRHLQEEGEPLRHLVMDLWGSASLRTGGEDLALALLLMGVKPLWDRTSGRVSGIDIVPMPVLDRPRVDVTLRVSGFFRDTFPAQIGLFRQAVEAVAARRESDDWNPLAAACVDNTSVPSRVFGPAPGSYGTGLENVLQTGSWTERADLANAYLDANSWSYDKEQDQFQDNDGLSRQIGQADVILHIQDHAETDILETSDMAAHEGGLAAVAAFLDKKPVMWHGDTSDPDGPKLRNTEAEIVRVVRGRLTNPRWLSGMRRHGYRGAAEMSRGVDALAAFAAMLPTRFDHQFDLVFDAMLADSDTDSFIKAANPAAHQAIHDRLKEMLRRGLWHPRKNSAYDSLGGQV; translated from the coding sequence GACGAACAGGATGTGGCCGAAGATCTCGGCCATGCGCCCGCTGACGTCATCGTCCTGTCCTTCACGGACAGCGATCTACTCTCTCTTGAGCGGGCCTACGAAAGAATGGCGGACCCGGGCTTTTCGCTGAGATTGGTGAATCTCGCTCGTCTGCGTCATCCCATGTCGATCGACCTGTATGTTGAGCAGACCATTGCCTATGCGCGGTGCGCGGTGATCCGTCTGCTGGGGGGACTGGAATACTGGCGCTATGGTGTTGAGGAAGTAGCGTCCTGCTGCCGTTCCCAGGAAATTCCGTTTATCCTGCTGCCCGGTGATGATCGGGAAGATACCCAGATCGCCGCTTGGTCCACCGCAGAAAGTGAAATCTGCTTACGGCTAAGCGGTTTTCTGAAAGAAAGCGGTCCACGCAATACTAATGAAGCCCTGAAACTCATGCGTTATACCGCTGGGTTGGGTGAAGATGACGGCGCATTGCCTGAGGTTCTTCCGGCTGCGGGTATTTACCGACACGCCCGTAATGATCTCGCATTGCGTGCCACACTGGTTTTCTATCGGGCGCATCTGCTGTCGGGTGACACAGATGCTATCGATGGGCTGGCTGACAAGCTTGAACAGCACGGCATGGCGACCGAAGTCCTGTTTGTCTCATCCCTGAAACAGGCAGACGTCGCAACGTGGATTGAAGACCGTCTGCTCGCAGCGGCACCCGACATCGTGCTCAATGCGACGGTCTTCGCTGTCAGGGGAGAAGGTATGGTGACATCCCCTCTTGAGGCGGCTGGTGTAACGATTCTGCAGCTTGTACAGCCTGCGTCCACTGAAGGCGCGTGGCGAGAGAGCTTTCGGGGCCTAGGCCAGTCCGATCTGGCCATGCAGATTGTCCTGCCTGAACTGGACGGCCGGATTGCGACGGCTCCCATTTCCTTCAAGGAGGAGGCGACGCCCGGTCATCCGGCGCGTCGTAAAGCATGGCGATCGGGGATCGATGCCACGGTGCGGCAGGCTTTGGGATGGGCGCGTCTTGGACATCTCGCTGCAGCAGACATGAAACTGGCAATCATCCTGTCCGATTATCCCGGAGCAAGTGAGGCAAGTGTCTCAGCACAGGTTGCGCATGCTGTCGGGTTGGACAGCTTTGCCAGTCTGTCCAGTATTCTGGAGATGTTACGCGATGCGGGCTACAATTGCGGTGACTCTGCGAACGCTGATTCTGAGAGGTTGGTCACAACGCTGACGCAAGGAACAGAATGCACGGTCTGGTCTCTTTCTGACTACAGGCGTCATTTTGAGGACCTGCCTGAGTCTTTTCGTCTGTCGGTTATGGCTGCATGGGGCGAGCCGGAGGACGAGCCGTTATTACGAGATGGTCTGTTTTGTTTCCGCTTTTGCCATTTGGGGCATGTGGTGATCGCCGTGCAGCCGGACCGGGGACGGCATGAGGATCGAAAAACGCAGTATCACGACCCGGATGTACCGCCATGTCACGGCTATATCGCTTTTTATCTGTGGCTGCGTCTGGTCTGTAAGATTGACGCTATGGTTCACCTGGGGGCGCATGGTACGCTGGAGTGGCTGCCGGGAAAAGCGGTCGCATTGTCCGAAAGTTGCTGCCCGTCTGTCCTGACGGCAGGCATGCCGGTGATCTATCCATTTATCGTCAACAATCCCGGTGAAGCGGCGGTGGCGAAACGACGTCTGGGTGCCGTAACCATCGGGCATATGACACCGCCGGTGATGAAAGCAGGTCTCTTCGGAGATATGGCGGAACTTGAAGCATTGATCGATGAATATGCAGAAGCCGACGGGATGGATCGTCGTCGTGTGACATTGCTGCGTCGTGATATTCTCAACCGGGCATCCAGCATAGGTGTACTGGCGGAAAGTGGTGTTCGATCCGCAGAAGGCGATGAAGCTGAAGCGCTTGCTCGACTGGATGCCTATCTCTGCGACGTAAAGGACCTCCAGATTCGTGATGGGCTGCATGTCTTCGGACAGATGGCTCCAAAAAGTAATGATCTTGTAAAAACGGTTTCGAATCGCTCCGGTGTTGATGAGGAGAGCGTGACACAGCGCCTTGTTCTCAGCGCTCAGCAGGAGCGTGAATCTTTTCTGGCGGCACTCGAAGGGCGCTTTGTTGAGCCCGGTCCAGCTGGTGCACCGACACGTGGGCGTCTTGATGTCCTGCCCACAGGTAGAAACCTTTTCACAATTGATCCTCGGGCGATTCCAACGCCTGTTGCCGTAGAACTGGCTCGTGCGCAGGCAGAGCAGATTTTGACGCGGCATTTGCAGGAAGAAGGCGAGCCGCTGCGTCATTTGGTCATGGATCTGTGGGGATCGGCAAGTTTACGGACTGGTGGAGAGGATCTGGCGCTTGCGTTGCTGTTGATGGGGGTCAAGCCTTTATGGGATCGCACCAGTGGCAGGGTCAGTGGGATCGATATTGTTCCCATGCCGGTGCTTGATCGTCCGCGTGTCGATGTCACATTGCGTGTTTCCGGTTTTTTCCGGGATACCTTCCCAGCACAAATTGGTCTTTTTCGACAGGCAGTTGAAGCTGTTGCTGCGCGCCGGGAAAGTGACGACTGGAATCCGCTCGCCGCAGCTTGTGTAGACAACACTTCTGTTCCTTCACGTGTTTTCGGGCCTGCACCCGGATCATATGGCACCGGTCTGGAAAATGTCTTGCAGACAGGAAGCTGGACGGAGCGCGCTGATCTCGCGAATGCGTATCTTGATGCCAATAGCTGGAGTTATGACAAGGAGCAGGATCAGTTTCAGGATAATGACGGTCTGAGCCGTCAGATCGGGCAGGCGGATGTTATTCTGCACATACAGGATCATGCCGAAACGGATATTCTGGAAACGTCTGACATGGCTGCGCATGAAGGCGGACTGGCTGCTGTCGCGGCATTCCTCGATAAGAAACCGGTTATGTGGCACGGCGATACATCAGATCCCGATGGTCCGAAGCTGCGGAATACAGAGGCAGAAATTGTCCGTGTCGTGAGAGGACGACTGACAAATCCCCGTTGGCTGTCCGGGATGCGACGACATGGCTATCGGGGAGCTGCGGAAATGTCGCGCGGAGTGGATGCGTTGGCTGCTTTTGCAGCAATGTTGCCGACGCGGTTCGATCATCAGTTCGATCTGGTGTTTGATGCGATGCTGGCCGATTCTGACACTGATTCTTTCATAAAAGCAGCGAATCCTGCCGCACATCAGGCTATTCACGACCGACTCAAGGAAATGCTGCGACGGGGTCTGTGGCATCCCCGGAAAAACAGTGCGTATGATAGCTTGGGTGGCCAGGTATGA